Proteins encoded in a region of the Elizabethkingia bruuniana genome:
- a CDS encoding type II glyceraldehyde-3-phosphate dehydrogenase, with translation MEKIRVAINGYGVIGKRVADAVHLQEDMELAGVCDVITDWRIQMAVLKKYPVFASDDMFKTKMNEAGINSSGTLNDLLASSDIIVDCTPKKIAAQNIELYKKLGKKFILQGGEKHEATGHSFSAENNYATAINLDATRVVSCNTTSIVRTLTALKNAGLLLKARGTLLRRATDPWESHLTGIMNTLVPEKDIPSHQGPDAQSVDPSFNVITSAVKVPETLSHLHYWNVQLTRKTDKEEVLDAFNKSTRIAMIEYSDELAANNTVKELMLAIGRPYGDMYEVAVWKDMLKVVGDELFYAYIVDNQAIVIPETIDAIRALAGIEPDAEKSIKKTNESLGVKQSFY, from the coding sequence ATGGAAAAAATAAGAGTTGCCATTAACGGATATGGTGTCATTGGCAAACGGGTTGCCGATGCAGTGCATTTGCAAGAAGATATGGAACTGGCAGGTGTATGCGATGTAATAACAGACTGGCGCATTCAAATGGCAGTATTGAAAAAATATCCCGTGTTTGCTTCCGATGACATGTTTAAAACAAAGATGAACGAAGCAGGCATAAATTCATCAGGCACGTTGAACGATCTGCTTGCATCCTCAGATATTATTGTGGATTGTACGCCCAAAAAAATTGCGGCTCAAAATATAGAGCTTTATAAAAAACTTGGTAAAAAGTTTATCTTACAAGGAGGTGAAAAGCATGAAGCAACCGGTCATTCCTTTAGTGCCGAAAATAATTATGCAACTGCAATTAACCTTGATGCTACAAGAGTAGTTTCCTGTAACACTACTTCCATTGTAAGAACACTAACCGCACTGAAGAATGCAGGCTTGCTCTTAAAAGCAAGAGGCACTTTACTTCGTCGTGCAACCGACCCATGGGAAAGCCATTTGACCGGGATTATGAATACCCTGGTTCCCGAAAAAGATATACCCAGCCATCAGGGACCCGATGCGCAATCTGTTGACCCCTCTTTTAACGTTATCACATCGGCAGTTAAAGTGCCGGAAACGTTAAGCCATCTACATTACTGGAATGTACAGTTGACCAGAAAAACCGATAAGGAAGAAGTTTTGGATGCGTTCAATAAATCTACCAGAATTGCAATGATTGAATACAGCGATGAGTTAGCAGCTAATAATACAGTTAAGGAATTAATGCTTGCAATAGGCCGCCCTTATGGAGATATGTATGAAGTAGCAGTGTGGAAAGATATGCTGAAAGTAGTTGGGGATGAGTTGTTTTATGCATACATAGTAGATAACCAGGCTATAGTAATCCCCGAAACTATCGACGCTATACGTGCATTGGCGGGAATAGAACCAGACGCTGAGAAGTCAATAAAAAAGACCAACGAAAGCCTTGGAGTAAAACAGAGTTTTTATTAG
- a CDS encoding DUF305 domain-containing protein: MKNSEHDHNMLKDTDSATGNHSKHEMESGKESVQHAQKSHASAYKKLFWMLLISFVSMFILMYAMVDRLSNVIPNINQFYMAGLMASPMLIIELLLMAKMYPNKKLNKVLMGVGVLAMVLFWSGIRQQTAVGDVQFLKSMIPHHAGAILMVEESNLVDPEVRKLGEEIIKAQEEEIAVMKAKIKELQTRK; encoded by the coding sequence ATGAAAAATTCAGAACATGATCACAACATGCTTAAGGATACTGATTCAGCAACAGGCAATCATTCCAAACATGAAATGGAATCGGGCAAGGAGTCTGTCCAGCACGCGCAAAAAAGCCACGCCTCTGCATACAAAAAGTTGTTTTGGATGCTTCTCATTTCCTTCGTATCCATGTTTATATTAATGTATGCGATGGTTGATCGGTTATCCAATGTGATTCCCAATATTAATCAGTTTTATATGGCCGGACTAATGGCTTCTCCTATGTTGATCATCGAACTGCTGTTAATGGCAAAGATGTATCCCAATAAAAAACTCAATAAGGTACTGATGGGTGTCGGTGTGTTGGCGATGGTGCTGTTTTGGTCTGGCATTCGGCAGCAGACAGCCGTGGGAGATGTCCAGTTCCTAAAGTCCATGATTCCACACCATGCAGGGGCTATTCTTATGGTCGAAGAAAGTAATCTGGTCGATCCGGAAGTGAGAAAGTTGGGCGAGGAAATTATCAAAGCACAGGAGGAGGAAATTGCCGTCATGAAGGCGAAAATTAAGGAACTTCAAACCCGGAAGTAA
- a CDS encoding helix-turn-helix domain-containing protein, which yields MKLNIKNMVCSRCLKVLRQELEQLGIKVSSIELGVLVIDEMAGNHTEILAKIESVLHTNKFEIIHSPEEVLVEKIKHFLLCKIEEPPLDSTVNLSQILSTEFNHEYKSLSKLFSHFENTTLEKYFIKLKIEKVKQLIQLRQYTFSEIGHLLDYSSVNHLSRQFKEITGESMTEYKNAELANRRPYDEIS from the coding sequence ATGAAATTAAATATTAAAAATATGGTTTGCAGCCGATGTCTCAAAGTGCTTAGGCAAGAGCTTGAACAACTGGGAATTAAGGTTTCATCAATTGAACTCGGGGTATTGGTAATCGACGAGATGGCTGGTAATCATACTGAAATCTTGGCGAAAATTGAAAGCGTTCTCCATACCAATAAATTTGAAATAATCCATAGTCCAGAGGAAGTGCTCGTCGAAAAAATTAAACATTTTTTGCTTTGTAAAATAGAAGAGCCCCCTCTCGATTCCACGGTAAACCTATCTCAAATTTTAAGCACGGAGTTCAACCACGAATATAAGTCACTGAGCAAGTTGTTCTCACACTTTGAAAATACAACGCTCGAAAAATATTTTATTAAATTAAAAATTGAGAAAGTAAAGCAACTTATTCAACTCAGGCAGTACACCTTTTCAGAAATAGGGCATCTCCTGGATTACAGCAGCGTCAACCACCTATCTAGACAGTTTAAAGAGATTACCGGAGAGAGCATGACTGAGTATAAAAATGCTGAACTAGCCAATCGAAGACCCTATGATGAAATTAGTTAA
- a CDS encoding MBL fold metallo-hydrolase RNA specificity domain-containing protein, translated as MKNTKITIHFLGAAGTVTGSKYLIDTGAHQLLIDCGVFQGLKELRLKNWEYPPVDVSAIDAVLLTHGHFDHTAYLPRLVKYGFSGLVYGTNPTLDIATIILNDSAKIQEQEAARANKEGYSKHSPAEPLYGVKDVAKTISHFKEVPPSQWIPLFDGVSARFQYNGHILGATFIELDLQGKRFVFSGDIGRTNDLLLYPPLKPEKADVLFIESTYGGRFHPDEVEAVLEIEKLVNDTINRGGSVFIPSFSVERAQLMMLILWRLLNENKIPKVPIIMDSPMGASILDLFYRTRDWHRLTTDECDEMCDHFTVVSSYQETMELRSDNKPKIVIAGSGMLTGGRMLNYLETQAQNPDNTLLFVGYQAEGTRGRKLLDGEKELKVYGKWVPFNMEIAEIEGLSSHADHNELIGWMNEITNIPERIFIVHGEKESAEALQLGIKETYGWDSQIPQLYDIEEL; from the coding sequence ATGAAAAATACAAAAATTACCATTCATTTTTTGGGCGCTGCGGGTACAGTAACGGGTTCCAAATATTTAATCGATACAGGAGCACATCAACTCCTAATCGACTGCGGAGTTTTTCAAGGATTAAAGGAATTACGGCTTAAAAACTGGGAATATCCGCCTGTGGACGTTTCAGCCATTGATGCCGTTTTATTGACTCATGGCCATTTCGACCACACAGCATACCTTCCCCGATTGGTAAAATATGGTTTTAGTGGATTGGTTTACGGAACAAATCCAACTTTGGATATTGCCACAATCATTCTGAACGACAGTGCCAAAATCCAGGAACAGGAAGCAGCGCGAGCCAATAAGGAAGGCTACTCCAAACACAGTCCGGCAGAACCGCTGTATGGTGTGAAGGATGTAGCAAAAACCATTTCCCATTTTAAGGAGGTTCCGCCATCACAGTGGATTCCTTTGTTTGATGGTGTGAGCGCCCGATTTCAATACAATGGACATATTTTGGGCGCCACCTTTATAGAGTTGGATCTACAGGGAAAACGCTTTGTTTTTTCGGGAGATATTGGACGCACAAATGATCTACTGCTATATCCACCCCTGAAACCCGAAAAGGCGGATGTTCTTTTCATAGAGTCAACCTACGGAGGAAGGTTTCATCCGGATGAAGTGGAAGCGGTTCTGGAGATTGAAAAATTAGTCAACGATACCATTAACCGTGGAGGCAGCGTGTTTATTCCCAGTTTTTCGGTTGAACGTGCTCAACTGATGATGCTTATTTTATGGAGGTTGCTTAACGAAAATAAAATACCCAAAGTACCGATAATCATGGACAGTCCGATGGGAGCCAGCATACTCGATCTGTTTTACCGTACCAGAGATTGGCACCGGTTAACAACCGACGAATGTGATGAAATGTGCGATCATTTCACGGTGGTCAGCAGCTATCAGGAAACCATGGAGTTGCGGTCCGACAACAAACCAAAAATTGTTATCGCCGGCAGCGGGATGCTCACCGGTGGCAGAATGCTCAACTATCTTGAAACCCAGGCACAAAACCCTGATAATACCCTGCTTTTTGTCGGCTATCAGGCCGAAGGAACCCGTGGAAGAAAACTATTGGATGGTGAGAAAGAACTAAAAGTGTATGGAAAATGGGTTCCTTTCAATATGGAAATAGCGGAAATTGAAGGACTATCTTCACATGCAGACCACAATGAACTCATTGGTTGGATGAATGAAATAACAAATATTCCTGAAAGAATTTTCATCGTACATGGAGAAAAGGAAAGCGCAGAAGCGCTGCAGCTGGGCATAAAAGAAACCTACGGCTGGGATTCGCAAATACCGCAACTTTATGATATTGAAGAATTATAA
- a CDS encoding heavy metal translocating P-type ATPase codes for MKKYTCPMHPQILKDEPGKCPLCGMNLIPLGGTAPAEKDEHSHHHQNHDHHSESDSSAAGFDKHAGHHTPDFLKRFWITLVLSVPVLLLSHMIQQWLGFTIAFQGDKYVLLVLGSIIYFYGGMPFFKGFLGEVKAGAIGMMTLVAVAITVAYVYSVAVVFGLPGMDFFWELATLIVIMLLGHWLEMRSQMAASKALQSLVALLPNDVTVEQNGSPVKIKLEQLKNGDTVIIRPGEKVAADGLIVEGSSYLNESMLTGESVPVRKESGGKVIAGSINGDGALKIKATGVGKDSYLNKVINLVQDAQAAKSNTQNLADKVAKWLTIVAIVVGVGTFAYWYITMGDLAFALERMVTVMVTACPHALGVAIPLVVAISTTLSATNGLLIRNRTAFETTRKLSTIIFDKTGTLTKGSHTVQKIIPLTEHYSENDLLQYAAAVQQNSEHHIAKGIMQTLSEKKLELWKSDNFRYMQGIGVTGIVNGKSVVAAGPNYFVQNNKQVPAIPEEINQDAETVNFILIDDVPVGIVSLADTIREGAKEAIDQLRSMNIKSFLLTGDNEKVAAAVSKQLGMDGYLANVLPHHKQEKVKEFQDKGEIVAMTGDGVNDAPALAAADVGIAVGSGTDVAAETADIILVNSDPRDVVKMIDFGKKTYSKMIQNLVWAVGYNVVAIPLAAGVLYPTYVLSPAMGAVLMSVSTIVVALNASLLKIK; via the coding sequence ATGAAAAAATACACCTGTCCCATGCATCCCCAGATATTGAAGGACGAACCGGGGAAATGTCCACTTTGCGGAATGAACTTAATTCCCTTGGGAGGAACCGCCCCAGCTGAAAAAGACGAACACAGCCATCATCATCAGAATCATGATCATCACTCAGAATCTGATAGTTCAGCGGCGGGATTTGACAAACATGCAGGTCATCATACTCCGGATTTTCTAAAAAGATTCTGGATTACACTGGTACTTTCTGTCCCGGTGCTGCTGCTTTCCCACATGATTCAGCAGTGGCTTGGTTTCACCATAGCTTTTCAAGGCGATAAATACGTGCTGTTGGTTTTGGGAAGTATTATTTATTTCTACGGTGGAATGCCATTTTTCAAAGGGTTTTTGGGTGAAGTGAAAGCCGGAGCTATTGGGATGATGACGCTCGTTGCTGTGGCGATTACCGTAGCTTATGTCTATTCCGTTGCCGTCGTATTCGGGCTGCCGGGCATGGATTTCTTTTGGGAGCTCGCCACCCTAATTGTCATCATGCTTCTGGGTCACTGGCTCGAAATGCGTTCGCAGATGGCTGCTTCAAAAGCGTTGCAATCTCTAGTTGCCTTACTACCAAATGACGTAACCGTCGAGCAGAACGGAAGTCCGGTTAAAATAAAACTGGAACAGCTGAAAAACGGAGATACCGTAATCATAAGACCGGGCGAAAAAGTCGCCGCTGACGGTCTGATTGTCGAGGGCAGTTCCTATTTAAATGAAAGCATGCTGACCGGAGAAAGTGTTCCTGTAAGAAAAGAGTCCGGTGGAAAGGTTATCGCAGGGTCTATCAATGGAGACGGGGCTTTAAAGATAAAAGCAACAGGGGTTGGAAAGGATTCGTACCTCAATAAGGTCATTAATTTGGTTCAGGATGCGCAGGCAGCAAAGTCGAACACTCAGAATCTGGCGGATAAAGTAGCCAAATGGCTTACTATAGTAGCAATTGTGGTGGGAGTAGGAACTTTCGCTTACTGGTACATCACCATGGGAGATTTGGCTTTTGCTCTGGAACGGATGGTAACGGTAATGGTAACGGCCTGCCCTCATGCTTTAGGAGTGGCAATCCCTCTGGTGGTGGCCATTTCCACTACACTTTCAGCGACAAATGGTTTACTCATCAGAAACCGCACGGCTTTTGAAACCACCAGAAAATTATCGACCATTATTTTCGATAAAACCGGCACCCTTACGAAAGGTTCCCACACTGTGCAGAAAATCATTCCTCTAACGGAACACTATTCGGAAAACGATTTACTCCAGTATGCAGCAGCAGTGCAGCAGAACTCCGAACATCACATTGCAAAAGGAATCATGCAGACCCTTTCCGAGAAAAAACTGGAGCTATGGAAGTCAGATAATTTCCGCTACATGCAGGGAATTGGAGTGACAGGAATCGTAAACGGTAAATCGGTTGTCGCGGCTGGTCCTAATTATTTTGTTCAAAACAATAAACAGGTACCTGCCATTCCGGAAGAAATCAACCAGGATGCAGAAACAGTGAACTTTATTTTGATTGATGACGTGCCCGTGGGTATTGTTTCTTTAGCAGATACCATTCGCGAAGGCGCAAAAGAAGCTATTGACCAACTTCGAAGCATGAACATTAAATCATTCCTGCTTACAGGTGATAACGAAAAGGTAGCGGCGGCGGTGTCAAAGCAGTTAGGAATGGACGGATATTTGGCAAATGTACTTCCGCACCACAAACAGGAAAAAGTAAAAGAATTTCAGGATAAAGGAGAAATCGTTGCCATGACAGGAGACGGCGTAAATGATGCACCGGCTTTGGCAGCAGCAGATGTAGGCATTGCAGTTGGCAGCGGAACTGATGTTGCTGCCGAAACCGCAGATATTATTCTGGTCAATAGTGACCCTCGAGACGTGGTGAAAATGATAGATTTTGGAAAGAAAACTTACAGCAAGATGATCCAGAATCTCGTATGGGCAGTGGGCTATAACGTCGTGGCTATTCCACTTGCTGCAGGTGTTCTGTATCCCACATATGTCCTGAGTCCCGCCATGGGCGCAGTGCTGATGAGTGTCAGTACCATCGTGGTCGCACTTAATGCAAGTTTGTTAAAAATTAAATAA
- a CDS encoding heavy-metal-associated domain-containing protein: protein MKQQIEITGMSCEGCVKNVEEALKEIYGVQNVKASLHPPRAVIEAEKSINTAQLTQALAKVGYSIAGASVDENLKKSGGSCCC, encoded by the coding sequence ATGAAACAACAAATTGAAATAACAGGAATGTCCTGCGAAGGCTGCGTTAAAAATGTCGAAGAAGCGTTGAAAGAAATTTATGGCGTACAGAATGTAAAAGCGAGTCTGCATCCACCACGCGCAGTTATTGAAGCAGAGAAATCGATTAATACCGCGCAGTTAACGCAAGCCTTGGCGAAAGTAGGTTATAGTATTGCCGGCGCTTCCGTAGATGAGAATTTAAAAAAGTCTGGTGGCTCCTGTTGCTGTTGA
- a CDS encoding class I fructose-bisphosphate aldolase has translation MKMNDNIADLLGKKAAFYLDHVCQKITKDELLTPGKYSLEKVFGDSNRNPQVLRSLAQLYGQGNLGGTGYLSILPVDQGIEHSAVYSFYKNPDYFDPENILKLALEAGCNGVASTFGGLALNARKYAHRIPFIVKINHNELLSFPNKYDQTLFGKVKNAWDMGAVAIGATIYFGSEESDRQITEISEAFEHAHQLGMATILWCYLRNEAFKTADQDYHSAADLTGQANHIGVTIQADIIKQKLPTNNFGFKNIKFGKYDDAMYEALTTPHPIDLCRLQVANCYMGKIGLINSGGDSKGESDLLEAITTAVINKRAGGTGLIMGRKAFQRPFKDGVNLLQRVQSVYLDNKITVA, from the coding sequence ATGAAAATGAACGATAACATTGCAGACTTATTAGGCAAGAAGGCAGCCTTCTATTTGGATCACGTTTGCCAAAAAATTACAAAAGATGAACTGCTGACTCCAGGCAAATACAGTCTGGAAAAGGTCTTTGGCGATAGCAACAGAAACCCGCAGGTTCTGCGGAGTCTCGCTCAACTTTACGGTCAGGGTAATCTTGGCGGCACGGGTTATCTGAGCATTCTTCCTGTTGATCAGGGTATTGAGCATAGTGCTGTATACTCGTTTTATAAAAACCCCGACTATTTCGACCCTGAAAACATTTTAAAACTTGCACTCGAAGCCGGCTGTAACGGTGTGGCTTCTACCTTCGGCGGGTTAGCCTTGAATGCCCGAAAATATGCGCACAGAATCCCTTTCATTGTAAAGATTAATCACAATGAATTACTGAGCTTTCCAAATAAATATGACCAAACGCTATTTGGAAAAGTAAAAAACGCCTGGGATATGGGGGCAGTTGCCATAGGAGCAACCATCTATTTTGGTTCGGAAGAAAGCGACAGGCAGATCACAGAAATTTCCGAGGCGTTTGAGCATGCCCATCAGCTCGGTATGGCGACTATATTATGGTGCTATCTTCGAAATGAGGCATTTAAAACAGCAGATCAGGATTATCACTCCGCTGCGGATTTGACAGGACAAGCCAATCATATCGGAGTAACAATTCAAGCTGATATTATTAAACAAAAATTGCCGACAAATAATTTTGGATTCAAAAACATTAAGTTCGGTAAATACGATGACGCGATGTATGAGGCACTAACAACTCCCCACCCGATTGACCTCTGCAGGCTGCAGGTAGCGAACTGTTACATGGGCAAAATCGGATTAATTAACTCCGGTGGCGATTCAAAAGGTGAGTCAGATCTGCTTGAGGCCATTACAACAGCGGTCATCAACAAAAGAGCGGGCGGCACTGGACTGATTATGGGTCGGAAGGCATTTCAGCGCCCGTTTAAAGACGGTGTGAACTTGCTACAAAGGGTACAGAGTGTATATCTCGATAATAAGATAACAGTTGCCTAA
- a CDS encoding heme-binding domain-containing protein, translating to MRKLNIIGWLSVIVVAVVLAIYFIPVERNVSTVPAGQSFEKTEKVPANVAAILKVSCYDCHSNNTRYPWYSVLQPGAWFMARHIKKGKEELNFDEFNNYSKRRKKAKIKSIISQIEKDEMPLKSYRMMHGNARLSADKKKELLDFFRDNEYSK from the coding sequence ATGAGAAAATTGAATATCATAGGTTGGCTGTCGGTGATCGTGGTGGCGGTTGTATTAGCCATTTACTTCATACCGGTGGAGCGTAATGTCTCCACCGTTCCGGCAGGTCAAAGTTTTGAAAAAACCGAAAAGGTGCCCGCCAACGTGGCTGCAATCCTTAAAGTTTCCTGCTATGACTGTCATTCAAATAATACCCGTTATCCCTGGTATTCGGTATTACAGCCGGGCGCGTGGTTCATGGCCCGGCATATTAAAAAAGGCAAAGAAGAACTCAATTTTGATGAGTTCAATAACTATTCAAAAAGACGTAAAAAAGCAAAAATAAAAAGCATCATCAGCCAGATTGAGAAAGACGAAATGCCTTTAAAATCATACCGCATGATGCACGGAAACGCGAGATTATCAGCAGATAAAAAAAAAGAACTGTTAGATTTTTTTCGTGACAACGAATATAGTAAGTAA
- a CDS encoding efflux RND transporter periplasmic adaptor subunit — translation MKFNILMLALLVFLYSCKKEEDPHAGHDIYYTCSMHPQVVSDKPGKCPICHMDLVPVEKKKNADPNEIILNDEQVKLGNIKTVALSDGSMADKLTLTGTLNFNQYQMQAVSSRVMGRVERLYYKNIGDFVPKGAPLVDIYSEELNNAKQEYLLALERRKLFVGNTSIDFDQLLQSSRNKLYLWGMSESQIKQLERSGKATPTTTVFSNAAGYITDLSIAEGDYLAEGGTIVNLADLSSLWAEAQVYSSQMALLQKDSKVTVYIPDLDNLKINGKIDFTNPEISASSRINLVRISVPNKGKLLKPGMPVYVLVENKSRDGLSMPVDAVIRDGKSSTVWVKTAKNTFVNRMVETGLEYEDRIEITSGIKAGDEVVVSGAYLLNSEYIFKKGADPMAGHDMSTM, via the coding sequence ATGAAATTTAATATTTTAATGCTGGCCTTGCTGGTTTTTCTTTACTCTTGTAAAAAGGAGGAAGATCCGCATGCCGGCCACGATATCTACTACACCTGTTCCATGCACCCGCAGGTAGTCTCCGATAAACCCGGAAAATGCCCCATTTGTCACATGGATTTGGTGCCTGTCGAGAAGAAAAAGAACGCGGATCCCAATGAAATCATCCTGAATGACGAGCAGGTTAAACTTGGGAATATCAAAACAGTCGCGCTATCTGATGGGTCTATGGCCGACAAACTTACCCTGACTGGAACACTCAATTTTAATCAGTACCAAATGCAGGCAGTAAGTTCCAGAGTAATGGGTAGAGTTGAACGGTTGTATTATAAAAACATTGGCGATTTTGTTCCGAAGGGGGCGCCGTTGGTCGATATTTACAGTGAAGAACTCAATAATGCAAAGCAGGAATATTTGCTGGCATTAGAAAGACGCAAGCTGTTCGTCGGTAATACTTCCATTGATTTTGATCAGTTGCTCCAAAGTTCCCGCAACAAGCTTTATTTATGGGGAATGTCCGAAAGCCAGATCAAACAACTGGAAAGATCAGGAAAAGCTACGCCTACCACTACCGTGTTCAGCAATGCAGCCGGTTACATCACCGATCTCAGCATTGCCGAAGGGGATTATCTTGCCGAAGGTGGCACCATCGTGAATCTGGCAGATCTTTCATCGCTGTGGGCGGAGGCGCAGGTCTATTCCTCTCAAATGGCTCTCCTTCAGAAAGACAGTAAAGTCACCGTATATATTCCCGATCTGGATAATTTGAAGATTAATGGGAAGATCGATTTCACAAACCCTGAAATAAGCGCCTCCAGCAGGATAAATCTGGTTCGCATTTCCGTGCCCAACAAAGGAAAGCTACTGAAACCCGGAATGCCGGTATATGTTCTGGTGGAAAACAAATCCCGCGATGGCCTTTCAATGCCTGTGGATGCGGTAATCAGGGATGGCAAATCTTCCACGGTGTGGGTGAAAACCGCGAAGAACACCTTCGTCAACAGAATGGTGGAAACGGGTCTCGAATATGAAGACAGAATAGAAATCACATCAGGAATTAAGGCGGGAGACGAAGTAGTGGTCTCCGGGGCCTACCTTCTGAACAGCGAATATATATTTAAGAAAGGGGCAGATCCCATGGCGGGTCACGATATGAGCACAATGTAA
- a CDS encoding ATP cone domain-containing protein: MKIPISIVKKSGDIVAFDVEKLINSLRRASAGENVIQQIVGEVQSKIYEGMTTTKIYKIAFDLLKKYSRVSASKYKLKNALLELGPSGFPFEKLVGKLMAHEGFATEVGIIVPGNCVSHEIDVIAQKEDNHYFIECKFHSDQGRFCNVKIPLYVNSRFLDVEKQWKKQKSNEGKISKGGVYTNTRFTTDAIQYGKCAGLLMASWDYPLGNGLKERIDISGLHPLTALTTLTKNEKTKLLDIGLVLCREIYEQPDVLNQIGISKPRHKNIIEDAKELCTQH, from the coding sequence ATGAAGATTCCCATTAGCATCGTAAAAAAGTCCGGAGATATTGTCGCATTTGATGTCGAAAAACTCATTAATTCACTTAGGCGCGCGTCTGCTGGGGAAAACGTCATTCAGCAAATCGTTGGTGAGGTTCAGTCCAAGATTTACGAAGGCATGACCACCACAAAGATCTATAAAATTGCTTTTGATTTGTTAAAAAAATATTCCCGCGTAAGTGCTTCAAAATACAAACTCAAAAACGCACTCCTTGAATTGGGTCCCTCGGGTTTTCCTTTTGAAAAATTAGTTGGCAAACTGATGGCACATGAGGGATTTGCCACCGAGGTTGGGATCATTGTGCCAGGAAATTGCGTATCGCATGAGATAGATGTAATCGCACAGAAAGAAGATAATCATTATTTTATTGAGTGTAAATTTCATAGTGACCAAGGAAGGTTTTGCAATGTGAAAATTCCTTTATATGTCAATTCCAGATTTCTGGATGTAGAAAAACAGTGGAAAAAGCAAAAAAGTAATGAAGGAAAAATTTCTAAAGGAGGGGTGTATACCAATACAAGATTCACCACCGACGCGATACAATACGGTAAATGTGCAGGTTTACTGATGGCAAGTTGGGACTATCCTCTTGGTAACGGTTTAAAAGAGAGAATAGACATATCCGGGCTGCACCCATTAACCGCTTTAACGACCCTGACAAAAAACGAAAAAACAAAATTATTAGACATTGGATTAGTCCTTTGCAGAGAAATTTATGAACAACCGGATGTTTTAAACCAAATTGGAATTTCAAAACCGCGACACAAAAACATTATCGAAGACGCAAAAGAATTATGCACTCAACACTAA
- a CDS encoding AAA family ATPase: MNHITDSKIKHSNETNWYVITGGPSTGKTTTIDLLQKQGYLTTIEHARHYIDTMHNEGNSVEEIRSNKTKFQLGVLDMQIAQEGSLNKEDMVFLDRAIPDAMAYYQFLNLDYDEKLLNAVNGVSYKKIFILDRLPFTKDYARTENEDDQKLIHQLIIESYTNLGFTIVFVPVLPPEERVKFILDNL, encoded by the coding sequence ATGAATCATATAACGGACAGTAAAATCAAGCATTCAAATGAGACCAACTGGTATGTGATTACCGGCGGACCCAGTACCGGAAAAACAACGACCATTGATTTGCTTCAGAAGCAAGGTTACCTTACGACAATTGAGCACGCCAGGCATTACATTGATACCATGCATAATGAAGGAAATTCTGTTGAAGAAATCAGAAGCAATAAAACGAAATTTCAATTGGGCGTGTTAGATATGCAGATTGCCCAAGAAGGATCGCTCAATAAGGAGGATATGGTTTTTTTGGACAGGGCTATCCCGGACGCAATGGCTTATTATCAATTTTTAAACTTGGATTATGATGAAAAGTTACTTAATGCCGTCAACGGGGTTTCCTACAAAAAAATCTTTATTCTAGACCGATTGCCGTTTACCAAAGACTATGCGAGAACCGAAAATGAAGACGATCAAAAACTAATTCATCAGTTGATAATAGAAAGCTATACCAATCTCGGTTTCACTATCGTTTTTGTTCCGGTTTTGCCTCCCGAAGAAAGAGTGAAATTCATTTTAGATAATTTATGA